CGTCTACTGGAACAGGTAATCAAGACGTCATGTCGCTGCTATCATTCCCCTAGTCAAATCACGGAACGTAATCTATGTAAATGTAAACTTCTTATTCTGAGTGAACTCTAGAACTATCTAGGTAGTTCAGAAGATAACCAGAATACCTAGGGCCTATTGGAATAAATAGTTAGTTATCTGAGCTCCCAGACTATGGgtaagttattttaatatttatgACACTCTTACCTATCCTTACCTTCTTCCCGACTCCTCTGTAATCTAGTAGTCATTCACTCAAGCATGTTGCATGGCTAAGGGCCAGCGCAGTGTCGCATTACTGATCGGCCCGGAATGCGAGACCATCGGTTACGGCTCGTCTGCCTGAAGTAGATAATCAAGCCGTCTTGTCGCTCCTAAATTCCCTAAGAGCCAGTCACATCATGGAACGCAACCTGTTGAAATATGACCTTCCTATGAAGGAAGGACTACGAAACCTTTTTTAACACACTGCCTTGATATAAAGGCAAGTCAATAATATCCCGAGGCGGCACTCCGTTTTTGTTTTGTTAACAAGCGTAAAccatgaagctcaagaatATGCTGGTGACGTGATACGCAGCAAGCTTGGCCAACCAGGCGCTTGGTCAGGGACAGTGTGGCTCAACTGAACCGGCAACTGAAGCTATCAGAGCAGCCCATGATATGCGAACAACCCAGCGAGCCGAGCAAAGCACCGGAAAGCGCTCAAGTTTATCACGCCCGGCTGAAGGCTTGAGGATCTCTACGTACTTGCACGTGGTCGAAAGTGAGGACAAAGCCGGATTCGTGACTGGCAAAATGCTTGAAGGTCAAGTAAGTAGCACGCCCTGAGTGATCGGCCCATTGCTGATGATTTTTAGATCAAAGTCCTGAACGAGACATTTGCGCCACATGGCATTCAATTTGTTGTCAAGAATGTGACACATACCCTCGATACCAAATGGGCCTCCGCGACCCGTCTTAGAGAGAAGGACCTTGCCCTTCGCCAGGTTAACTACGAAGAGCTTAACATATACTTTGAGACAGGCCTGATGACAACAGAAGGGTCTGTAATAGGCATCTGCAGTCTTCCTGTCGAAGATCCTGTCAATACTGGCATCAACGGAACTTCATGGGCCATTTATGACAGCTGCCACGTGAGTCCAGGAACCATGCCAGGTGGACCAGGTGTACCATGGATATCAAGGGATGACGATAAAGACAAGACTACAACTCATGAAGTTGGCCATTGGTTCGGTCTATTCCAAGCTTTTGGAGGATACAGTTGTACAGGCGATGGTGATTTCATTGATGATACTCCTGCGATTCTGGAAGCTTCTGTTGGTTGTCCAAAGGGTGAGGATTCTTGCCCTGATCAGCCGGGACTTGACCCTATTCATAATTATATGGACTGTAGCAGTCATGACTGGTAAGAAGGGCTTGGCTCTCGGGTTATTCATGGTTGAATACTGACTTTGACGAGTATCAACGAGTTTACACCATTGCAAGAAGAGCGCATGTACAGGTCATTCAAGACTTTGAGGAAGGGAAGGAGGTTTCTCCAGACTTGAGACTATTTAAAATTCAGCGACCTTCCCACTATTAAGTACTCCATCTTGGAACCACTTATCAATACATAAATGCGTAGGATAACAAAGGCAGTAAGGAAACGGCTGCTGAGTAGGCGATTCTTTACTATGGAGGAGATTTGCGAAAGGCCAACAGTTTCAATAATCAAAATACACCATAACTACATCTCATGAGTAAAGCTTTCCCAAGTGTTATCCGCTTTCATATCTTCAAGTCCAAGCGCTGTTACTTTGACAGTTTCTTGTAGCACCTTTTGTGTGACCATGATTTTCTGATCCATAGCTAAGCTCAGCGCCAAGCGTACCACGTTCTTAATCTGTCTACCATTCAGCTGCTGATTAGCTAGCTCTCCATAGTTTATAGTCTGGGTATCGACCCTAGAGTGATCATTGAGTTGGTTCTTCCAGATTTGCTCACGTGCATCGCGGTCAAGGCTTTCATAACGAATGGACAGCGTGATTCGGCTCTCAAAAGCAGGATCAAGACTTCGCACCCGATTCGTGGTAAGGAATAGAATGCCAGGATGGTACTCCAGCATCCGAAGCATGACGCAGACCATGGCATTGCGCACCAGATCAGAAGTTCTGCGAGTTTCCAAGAAAacatcagcttcatcaagaaccgCCAGGGCATCCCATTCAGCGCAGATGGCCAGAATATCACTGAGCCTAGTCTCTAGATCGTCTGGGGTCACTCCAAGCTCCCCCATGGTAACATAGTACAATGGGCGGTGCAATAACTCCGCTACTGCTTCTGCCGTGAGCGTTTTACCAACACCTGGTGGACCATGAAGCAGAAAAATCAGACCGCCTTGTTTGGTGCTGATTAGATCCTGAGCCTGAACGTCTAGAGATGTTCCACAACGAACGACGGCGCGAATGAGCTGCTTGCGTTCATGTGAAAGAACAAGTCGGTCGAAGGCCTGATTCTGAAAATTGATTTCCGAGAGGCCATCGACGAGAACATGGCCCCAAGCCTTGGCAGAGAAGCTGAATCCAACCAATGCTGGCCAGCAGGTAATCAAGAGTTCTTTTGGTACATCATCCCATAGATACAGAGAATCGTCATCAACTGAACCAGAACGGTCACTGTTAGACATCCAATGTCGATATCGTGATGAGAGTTGGATGATTGCTAGAGTGGCCCCATCCACGCCTTGGCAAGGGTGATGACCTAGAGATGCACTTCTAGCCATATCGACCATGATTCGGCCGCCTGAAAGAGAAGTCGAGCTGTGCGTTGACTGAGACATAGTAGACTTGTTCCGAGTTCGAGCTGGGTGAAGGATGAAGGTACTCGGAGCATAGGCGAGATACTTTGCACCACGTGTTCCAAACCTGACAGCTTTCTCTGCGCGTGCCAGAAGGGTGTCTTGTTCAATGTCAACAACTGGCTGGTAGGTCAAGTCAGACAGGGCCCGTGGCTGCGTTCCGACCCAGCCAGAGAACACTTCTGTAAAGGTAGCTACCGAGAAGTGATCACCCACAGCAACTACAGTTTCCAGAGTGACATGAAAGTCTTTGGAAGACGAACCGAAAGCATTGCGACGCTCTGAGAAAAAGGCATCTGTCACCCGAAAAACACACGGGGTTCCCCCAGCCACTGACGATGCCTTGACAGGAACATCAGGTCTAAAAAGTTCAAGCAATCCTTGGAAGTTCGTCATGCCTTGGCTTATCAGAGTCTCATACTCTCGAATATCATTTTGATAGATATCTTCAATTTGCACAATCAAGTCGTCAAGGCCAGCGATATGAACAGCACCATGATTATGCACTGAGTTGATGCCGAATCCAGATAGAAGGTGCAGAGTATGTCGGCGCCAATATTTCAGGAAGTCGGGTGTACGTTCGACTAAGCCATAGTTGTATCTTCTCAGGGCATATTGAAGGCAGCGGAGGCGGCCTAGTATGTTGAAGATTTTACCGGCATGGGCCCTTGATGCATGAGGAGTACCGAGATACTGGTTGATAATAACGCGCAATGAGACTGAGCCGGATTTGGGATTAGACTTGGGGAATTCAAATTCCAAATCTCTATTGTACCTATCACCTCGCTTTACAATCAATGGTGGAAGGTCGGTACCGGCCTGAAATTGCTCCTCGGGTTTAGAAAGTGACGGGAGTGGAGGAGGTTGTGGCGGATGCGACATGTTGAGTATAGGCATAAGAACAAAGGACTAATAAGATACGAATGTAAGTATAGAACTAGAATAATACTGGTGTATTTATAAACCTGAGAAAATGTTGTTGCCTGGATAGATAAAAATACTTACTAGTAATTGCTGCCTGGAAGAGGTAAAATTATAAGACACGCATTGAACCGATGTGGGGACGATAAACCAATGTCATCCATACTGGATAATTCGATCCTCCTGGGTTGTCCGACACATTGAAAAGGGGGCCAAAACTAGTTACCGTACGCGATCTAACACTGTGTCTCGCTGTATGGTTCTCGTAATGCGTGCTCATACCAAACGTTTAACTCCGTCACCAATAAGAAAGCCGACACTATCCATAAATTATCGACGGTCTTAAAAGTGATCAGAGTTGCATGAGAGAATGCCTTTTGTCGTCGCGGCTCACAGTATCATCAGGTGTGGGTGGTACTTATCTATCTCGGGGGTTTATATCAAGATTTCCAGTCTCTCCAGCTAACTGCATGCGAACTTGACAAAATAGCTTGAATATATCCGTCCATACAAAGCTCAATGGAATAAAACATTAGCAGAGACATATCGATGATTGGATGATCTCATTGGGCTAGCCTTTTTAGCTTTACGCCCTTTCGTCCTATATCTTTTACCAAAAGTATGGTTCCCCCGCCATGACCCGTCGCCCCGTAATGCGGGTTCGTCGTGGGTGTACGG
Above is a window of Fusarium oxysporum Fo47 chromosome XII, complete sequence DNA encoding:
- a CDS encoding P-loop containing nucleoside triphosphate hydrolase protein encodes the protein MSHPPQPPPLPSLSKPEEQFQAGTDLPPLIVKRGDRYNRDLEFEFPKSNPKSGSVSLRVIINQYLGTPHASRAHAGKIFNILGRLRCLQYALRRYNYGLVERTPDFLKYWRRHTLHLLSGFGINSVHNHGAVHIAGLDDLIVQIEDIYQNDIREYETLISQGMTNFQGLLELFRPDVPVKASSVAGGTPCVFRVTDAFFSERRNAFGSSSKDFHVTLETVVAVGDHFSVATFTEVFSGWVGTQPRALSDLTYQPVVDIEQDTLLARAEKAVRFGTRGAKYLAYAPSTFILHPARTRNKSTMSQSTHSSTSLSGGRIMVDMARSASLGHHPCQGVDGATLAIIQLSSRYRHWMSNSDRSGSVDDDSLYLWDDVPKELLITCWPALVGFSFSAKAWGHVLVDGLSEINFQNQAFDRLVLSHERKQLIRAVVRCGTSLDVQAQDLISTKQGGLIFLLHGPPGVGKTLTAEAVAELLHRPLYYVTMGELGVTPDDLETRLSDILAICAEWDALAVLDEADVFLETRRTSDLVRNAMVCVMLRMLEYHPGILFLTTNRVRSLDPAFESRITLSIRYESLDRDAREQIWKNQLNDHSRVDTQTINYGELANQQLNGRQIKNVVRLALSLAMDQKIMVTQKVLQETVKVTALGLEDMKADNTWESFTHEM